The DNA sequence AATGTTGCTGTTGCCGATTCAGCGACATTGGCCACAACGAGCACAAGAAGCATCGCAAATAGCGACAACATCAGAAAGTTGAGGACGCTGCCGAGCCATGAGAAGAAGTAGCTTCTGGTGGAATCAAACAGCAGCGCTGCTACGAAGATCGGCCCGACCACCGCCAGACAGGCGAGCGCAAACAGCGCATAGAGCACGATCACAAAGCCGACAGCCAGTGCGAACAGAGCCGCGATCGCTGTCAAAAGAATGATGATAGTGGCACCGATACACAGCATAATTGCGGCCGCAGCGCCGGGAATATCAGTCAGTGAGGCGTGTTCCTCTGCGTATTTCTCGGTCGCATCCTGCATCGCGAGCAGTGCATCATCGACCCGCGCCCACATCCCATCGAAAGACCCACCAACGCCGTCCGGTGAGCCGCCTACGATCGAGGCAAACTCATGCGGCAGGCCGGTCACGATCATCTGTGCGAGCGATGCTCCATAGAGGTTTGTCACAGCATAATAGAGCGCGGCCAGCATAAGCGAGCGATAGACATATTCGCGGAAGGGGTATTGCACGGCCCCGCGCATAATCGCGTAGCCTAGCAGGATTATGTAAATGATCATGCCAGTGCGGAGCGGTCCAGCGATCCACCCAACAAACCCAGCATAGTTGGACACAACTACCGAATTGAGTTCGTTGGTGAAGCCCTGATAGGCATTCGTAAATAGATCGTATTCCACCAGACCGCTCCGATTAGATATAATTCAAGCTGTTATTACAGCCTTACATTCCAGCTGCCTTCCGTGCTCGCGCACGCTGCTCATCACGTTTCCGCGACCTTTCAATGGAGGCGATTTTGTTCTTTATGCCTCCGCAATTGCGAGCCACTGGCATGGGGAGGTCCGACTGTTTGAGTTCGCTGTTCACGATCTTGTCGCACTCAGCGACGATCACCGGAATCTGATCTTCATGAGTTTTGAGCCAATCAACGTCATGATAGGTCATTAAAATCTCGGGAAATGTGGGCGCGCGTTCGCAGCCGGCGAGCAAGCCGGCTGCGCTGATCGCAAGAAGGACCATTTTCTTCATGGTCAAATTCCAGCTGCCGCCCGCGCTCGCGCACGCTGCTCATCGCGTTTGCGCGACCTGTCCGCAAAAGCTTCGGCCGTGTGCGCCGCGGCCTCCGCTCTGCGCGCTCGCTCCAACGCTTCGACGCGGAGCTGGTCGGGGTGACTACACGAAAGTGACGTATCTGCACGGAAAGGGCGAACGGATAGCGAACGTCACGCGGCAAGTAGGGAGTTGACGGCGCGCAGCGGTCGCAAGGCGTCCGGATCGGGTTGATCTTCAACATTCCAGCTATAGTCACCGGTCAGCGAGATATGCTCCCAGCCCAATGGCGCGATGTGGCGTGCGATTTCGTCGGCTGTGCCGATGTCCGCCAGCGCCATTTCGAGATAGCGAGTGTTCCACAAGATGATGGCGGCGACGAGCAGGTTGAGGCCGGAGGCGCGATAGGTCTGGTTCTCGAACCGACGATCGCGCAGTTCGCCGAGCTGGTTGAAGAAGAGCGCGCGGGCGAGCGCGTTGCGGGCTTCGCCTTTGTTGAGGCCCGCCTGGGTGCGCCGGCGCAGGTCGATGTCGCGCAGCCAGTCGAGCATGAAAATGGAGCGTTCGAGGCGGCCCAGCTCGCGTAGTGCGAGGGCCAGTCCGTTCTGTCGCGGATAGGCGGACAAGCGGCGCAGCATTGCCGAAGCAGTGACGGTGCCGGTGCGGATCGACGTGGCGAACCGCAGCAGTTCGTCCCAATGCGCCGCGACATGACCCAATGCGATCGGTTCGGCCGTCATGCCGGCAAGCAAGGGGCCGGATTCTTGGCCGGGAAGGAGGTGTAAACGACGCTCCTTGATGTCGCGCAGGCGCGGCGCGAAGCGGTAGCCGAAGAAGGGCATGAGGCCGAACACATGGTCCGATGCCCCGCCCGTATCGGTGTAGTGCTCCTCGATCGTCAGGCCGGTCTGGTGATACAGCAAGCCATCCAGCACATAGGGCGCTTCGCCAGCGGTCGCCGCGATCACCCGACTTGCGAAGGGGTCATATCGATCCGAGACATGGGTGTAGAAGGCAACGCCTGGTTCGTTGCCGCTGCGCGCGTTGATGTCGCCGATCGCGGCCCCACGGCCCCCGGCATGAAATTGCTGTCCGTCGCTCGACGAAGTGGTGCCGTCTCCCCACAGCGCGGCGAGCGGCATGGCGCGATGGGCGTCGATCAGCCTTCCCAACGCTTCGCCATAGGCGGCTTCGCTGATGTGCCAGTCGTGAAGATGGGCGAGCTGACGCAGACTTGCGCCCCGGCAGGTTTCCGCCATGCGTGTGAGGCCGAGATTGATGCCATCGGCGAGGATGACCGTGAGCAGCGCATTGCGATCGTCGGCTTCCCGGCCCGAACGACGATGGATGAAGCATTCGCTGAACCCGGTCCAGGCATCGACCTCCAGCAGAAGATCGGTGATCTTCACGCGCGGCAGTCGATCATAGGCGGCGCGACGGGCAATCTCGGTGGCGGGCGGTGTTGCCGCCTTCAGCGGCGAGATGATGAGACCGTTTTCGTCAAGCTTAACCTGGGGCAGCTCCCCTTGCCGTGCAAGGACCGTTACCTGCTCGATCGCCGTGTCGAGCCTGGTGCGCCGTTCCTCGATATGGCGCTCGAAATCCGTTTCGATGGCGAGCGGCAACGGCCCCTTCTCGCGCAGCGCCGCAAAGGTCGCCGGCGGTATGAGATAGCTGTCGAAATCGCGAAACTGCCGGCTTCCCGCGACCCATATATCCCCGGCTCGCAACCGCTCGCGTAGTTGCGACAAGGCGCATAGTTCATAAGCGGCACGATCAACGATGCCATCCCGCAGGACGAACGGGCGCCATGCGGGCGGCACAAAGCGTAGCGGCACGCGATCAGGCAAGCGCCGTTTGCCGGTCCGATATAGCTCCGCGATGATGGCCAGCGCTGACAGGAGCCCCTGAACCGCGCCGGCGCCGCGAAACTCGAAGGCGTTGAGAAAAGCGCCGACAAAGAGCTTCACCGTCCGATGCCGCTCGATCAATTCGGCGGTGCGATCGACGGTTTCCGGTCGCCCGAGCACTTCGGCCTGCTCGACGGCCACGGCGAAGTGCTGCCAGTCCAGCGCCTCGATCTGCGCCAGAGAATCCACGCCCTTGCTGCGCGCGTCGATGAGGAGGCGGCAAGACCCCGTGAGCGTCCGGAGGTGGCCTTGCAACTCGCGCACCGTCTTGAGGGCTTTGTCGCGGGTCCGGTTCTCGGCGCGGCGCGCCATGCTGCCCAACAGCTTGTCGAACATCGTCAGGGTGGCGTCGGTCAGGCTTTCCTCAAGCCGGATGCCGGTTGCCGCCAGCGTCGCATGGCGGCGCAGGGCATTGAGTTCGCCAAGGTGCTGGGGTGTGATGCGGCTGCCTTCGTCCGCCAGCCTGTCAAAAGTCAAAGCCGGGATCATGTCGGCACGGGCGCGATCGAGGCCCAGCGCGCGGATATAGGCGAGCCGTTCGATCAGGCGCAGGATGTTGCGCGCTGCCGGCGATTGTGGCGCATTGCGCATCCAGGATAGCCATGTCGCGACCTGCCCCGGTCGTCGGGCCAGCAAATCGTCCAGGCCCTGAAGGGTGTCAGGCAGCAGGCCATTCGTGAGCACTTCATAGGTAAGCTGTTCGGCTTGCTGGCGCGCCCGCCGCAGCACCGCTTCGAGAATCGACGGAGAAGGCAGGAGGATCTGCAGGCGCCGGAGTTCATCGACGATGACGTCTGCCATCTGGCCGGGGTGTATGATGGTCTGCGCGATTGGGACCGAGAAGGCGACAACTTCACGGAAAGCGTTGCGGTCAAAAATCCTGAACCCGTGCGATCGTCGGATTTCGACGAGATGCTCGCGACGGGTCTGGTCCCGATGGGCATAATCCGCGAAGGCTGCCGGCGCGACGCCGAGTTGCTGCGCCACATAGGCGAGCACAGGAGCGGGCGGGACTTCGCCCGCTTCCAGCGCACGGCCAGGCCATCTCATATATAGCATGAGCATCGCATAGCCGAGCCGGGTGACATCGCCGCGACGGCGGCCGACAATTTCCAGGTCGTCGCTGGTCAGCGTATAATGACGCGCGATCTCGCGCTCATCGAGCGGCGCGCCATAATGCCTCGCCCAGATTTCCAGGCTCACCAGTCGCCGTCTCGCCAAGCATCATCTCCTTCGCTTTGCGTGTCCGTCAGACGGTCCTCTGGCGGCCAACAGGAATATGTCCGTTAACTCTGGACCTGTAACGGCGATTCGGACAAGATCGCATAATGACGGGAAAACGGACAGGATCGGGCATCATGTGGCGCTGATCGGCTATGCGCGCGTCTCGACCGCAGACCAGAAGCTGTCGCTCCAGCTTGACGCGCTGAACACTGCCGGGTGCGACCGTATATTCGACGATCACGCATCCGGGGCAAAAGCCGATCGGCCTGGCCTAACCGAAGCGCTCGCCTATTTGCGCCCCGGCGACACGCTGGTGGTCTGGAAACTCGACCGCCTCGGCCGCTCGATGAGCCACCTGATCGAGAAGGTCGGCGAGCTTGCGGCGCGCGGCATCGGGTTCCGCTCACTCACCGAGAATATCGACACCACCACTTCGGGCGGCATGCTGGTGTTCAACATCTTCGGCTCGCTGGCCCAATTCGAGCGTGACCTGATCCGTGAACGCACTCATGCCGGCCTCAAGGCCGCACGCGAGCGGGGCAACAAGGGTGGTCGCCGGCCTGTCGTTACCCCCGACAAACTACGTAAAGCGCGGGCGCATATCGCAGCGGGCCTCACTGTTCGTGAGGCGGCGGCCCGGCTCAAGATCGGCAAAACCGCCCTATACAAGGCTCTGGAAAACGCGTGAAACCGCTGGCGATCAAGAACTCGTGGGTGCTGGTCACAGGGGCTTCGACCGGTTTGGGCAGAGCGTCCGCCCTCCGCTTGGCGGCATCGTACCAGGCCAAGCCCCTGATTGTTGGACGAAGGCTCGACAACTTGCGGGAGCTACAGACCGAAATTGACGAGCGGTTCAATGTGCCGTGCGAGATTATAGTGGCTGATCAACGTGAAATCGAGGGCAGGGAGAAAATCGCGGCTAAGGTTGCAGAATTGCAAGTAACAGCCGCTTTGTTGGTTGCCGGAATGACGAGCGTTGGTTCATTTGATGCAGGCCGTGCCGACACTTATGCCGAGGTAATTGAAACAAACATACTCGGTTTCACGGATTTGCTGGCTCGCCTGATTGCGATTTTCAGGGAGCAGCCGTTTGAATCCTCAGTAATCGCCGTGTCGAGCCTGGCGGGCGAAACATCCGTGCCCTTCCAAGCGGTCTACGGCGCGTCGAAAGCCTATGTGAGCACCCTCATGCGAGCGCTTTCCGTGGAGCTTGCCGGGACGGGAGTGAGTGTTGGGTCTTTTGCACCCGGTGGAATCGACACAGACATGGCTGCCCTCAGCGATTTGAAGTGGGGGAGGTTGGGTTTGATGGACGTTGACCGGTGCGCGGCCCATGCAGTCCACGCTCTGGTTTATCGGCAATCCTTCGCCATACCGGGGATGGGC is a window from the Sphingobium yanoikuyae genome containing:
- a CDS encoding TrbL/VirB6 family protein; translation: MEYDLFTNAYQGFTNELNSVVVSNYAGFVGWIAGPLRTGMIIYIILLGYAIMRGAVQYPFREYVYRSLMLAALYYAVTNLYGASLAQMIVTGLPHEFASIVGGSPDGVGGSFDGMWARVDDALLAMQDATEKYAEEHASLTDIPGAAAAIMLCIGATIIILLTAIAALFALAVGFVIVLYALFALACLAVVGPIFVAALLFDSTRSYFFSWLGSVLNFLMLSLFAMLLVLVVANVAESATATFDGDFDNIWSTCIRIIAFYILACFFFIQIPGIAASLGGGAAAMVTQFGNAVTKGGGAVATGAGHAASDARAMGASMGRGFSSAVRRWRNRNTITRA
- a CDS encoding Tn3 family transposase, translated to MARRRLVSLEIWARHYGAPLDEREIARHYTLTSDDLEIVGRRRGDVTRLGYAMLMLYMRWPGRALEAGEVPPAPVLAYVAQQLGVAPAAFADYAHRDQTRREHLVEIRRSHGFRIFDRNAFREVVAFSVPIAQTIIHPGQMADVIVDELRRLQILLPSPSILEAVLRRARQQAEQLTYEVLTNGLLPDTLQGLDDLLARRPGQVATWLSWMRNAPQSPAARNILRLIERLAYIRALGLDRARADMIPALTFDRLADEGSRITPQHLGELNALRRHATLAATGIRLEESLTDATLTMFDKLLGSMARRAENRTRDKALKTVRELQGHLRTLTGSCRLLIDARSKGVDSLAQIEALDWQHFAVAVEQAEVLGRPETVDRTAELIERHRTVKLFVGAFLNAFEFRGAGAVQGLLSALAIIAELYRTGKRRLPDRVPLRFVPPAWRPFVLRDGIVDRAAYELCALSQLRERLRAGDIWVAGSRQFRDFDSYLIPPATFAALREKGPLPLAIETDFERHIEERRTRLDTAIEQVTVLARQGELPQVKLDENGLIISPLKAATPPATEIARRAAYDRLPRVKITDLLLEVDAWTGFSECFIHRRSGREADDRNALLTVILADGINLGLTRMAETCRGASLRQLAHLHDWHISEAAYGEALGRLIDAHRAMPLAALWGDGTTSSSDGQQFHAGGRGAAIGDINARSGNEPGVAFYTHVSDRYDPFASRVIAATAGEAPYVLDGLLYHQTGLTIEEHYTDTGGASDHVFGLMPFFGYRFAPRLRDIKERRLHLLPGQESGPLLAGMTAEPIALGHVAAHWDELLRFATSIRTGTVTASAMLRRLSAYPRQNGLALALRELGRLERSIFMLDWLRDIDLRRRTQAGLNKGEARNALARALFFNQLGELRDRRFENQTYRASGLNLLVAAIILWNTRYLEMALADIGTADEIARHIAPLGWEHISLTGDYSWNVEDQPDPDALRPLRAVNSLLAA
- a CDS encoding recombinase family protein, whose product is MALIGYARVSTADQKLSLQLDALNTAGCDRIFDDHASGAKADRPGLTEALAYLRPGDTLVVWKLDRLGRSMSHLIEKVGELAARGIGFRSLTENIDTTTSGGMLVFNIFGSLAQFERDLIRERTHAGLKAARERGNKGGRRPVVTPDKLRKARAHIAAGLTVREAAARLKIGKTALYKALENA
- a CDS encoding SDR family NAD(P)-dependent oxidoreductase encodes the protein MKPLAIKNSWVLVTGASTGLGRASALRLAASYQAKPLIVGRRLDNLRELQTEIDERFNVPCEIIVADQREIEGREKIAAKVAELQVTAALLVAGMTSVGSFDAGRADTYAEVIETNILGFTDLLARLIAIFREQPFESSVIAVSSLAGETSVPFQAVYGASKAYVSTLMRALSVELAGTGVSVGSFAPGGIDTDMAALSDLKWGRLGLMDVDRCAAHAVHALVYRQSFAIPGMGNQLTYLASRVLPRSLVNRIAALPYRRP